Proteins from one Amycolatopsis benzoatilytica AK 16/65 genomic window:
- a CDS encoding SPW repeat protein: MSEVSTRAWMRPYDWAEVVIGVVAALSPLWLSTNTTMMWTMVVLGALIAIDGLVSLAAPSMVYSEGVQIVLGALLFIAPWVMGYTQFNGASWTSWVAGALTIIAGAAAMPEANAAHRTAGQH; the protein is encoded by the coding sequence ATGAGTGAAGTCTCGACGCGCGCCTGGATGCGGCCCTATGACTGGGCGGAAGTCGTCATCGGTGTTGTCGCCGCTCTTTCACCCCTTTGGCTGAGCACGAACACCACGATGATGTGGACGATGGTGGTCCTCGGTGCGCTGATCGCTATCGACGGCTTGGTGTCGCTCGCGGCGCCGAGCATGGTTTACAGCGAGGGCGTGCAGATCGTCCTTGGCGCGTTGCTGTTCATCGCGCCGTGGGTGATGGGGTACACGCAGTTCAACGGGGCGTCGTGGACGTCCTGGGTCGCCGGGGCGCTGACGATCATCGCCGGCGCGGCCGCGATGCCGGAGGCCAACGCCGCCCACCGCACGGCCGGGCAGCACTGA